From a region of the Zingiber officinale cultivar Zhangliang chromosome 4B, Zo_v1.1, whole genome shotgun sequence genome:
- the LOC121974848 gene encoding protein LTV1 homolog: MGKKKFIDKKKSATFHLLACDTSDSTASFLGGHENDRVFVRVDNNNFQCPGFLNDDNNHDHSDLNEESDSIFADAVVDHDDDVGFGSCLQPPWAGTATSSSSKKGMLPDHVRKEILELGLPDDGYNYLIHLREIKNTGGGSSYFENSKAKLDRLTLDVKAYDASRLQINSEVIDGDGKDIMYAVASNTRSVKVQKVVDPDVLRLLDDSDLSRFGSDDEGFEEDFVVKANLPEVEKEQVKHVQEEREEIKAGAVQEDVSVGDVCLDLQEQVDGTVIVEGNINDNFICDEKPRVRRFLDEQFDLLTLREYDNDSDDDDVHYDDAEREMLNSKLRDALKEFALDELEAEGKYRVAGDKKNDHQENIGGTEVDDPEVIRRCVEYAEKYLNESQDEEVFVEESSDESEGWDCETIVSTYSNLDNHPGRIQAPENLNKKFPRIFLGDLTTSNVITLRGKEKLPVNYLPDKVKTADKVKLPASLINDKPKRRSRSESKDEKKERKAALKEERRESRRAKKELKGLYKCEGQRAQKVAAISGPSAIHIM; the protein is encoded by the exons ATGGGGAAGAAGAAGTTTATTGATAAGAAGAAGTCAGCTACCTTCCACCTCCTTGCCTGTGACACGTCTGACAGTACTGCCTCTTTTTTGGGGGGCCATGAGAATGATCGTGTTTTTGTCAGGGTAGATAACAACAATTTCCAGTGTCCTGGTTTCCTCAATGATGATAACAACCATGACCATTCTGATCTCAATGAAGAATCAGATTCCATCTTTGCTGATGCTGTAGTTGATCATGATGATGATGTTGGGTTCGGAAGCTGCCTGCAGCCACCATGGGCTGGCACTGCCACTTCAAGCTCTTCTAAAAAAGGGATGCTTCCAGACCACGTCAGGAAGGAGATTCTAGAATTGGGCCTCCCTGATGATGGCTATAACTATTTAATCCACCTGCGTGAAATTAAGAACACAGGTGGAGGCTCCTCCTACTTTGAGAACTCCAAGGCCAAGCTTGACCGGTTGACACTAGATGTCAAG GCCTATGATGCTTCAAGGCTTCAGATTAATTCTGAGGTTATTGATGGTGATGGTAAGGACATTATGTATGCTGTTGCTTCAAACACAAGATCAGTCAAGGTTCAGAAGGTAGTGGATCCAGATGTTTTAAGGTTGCTAGATGACAGCGATCTGTCACGGTTTGGATCAGATGATGAGGGTTTTGAAGAGGACTTTGTGGTTAAGGCAAACCTTCCTGAAGTAGAGAAGGAACAGGTTAAACATGTACAGGAAGAGAGAGAAGAGATCAAGGCTGGTGCAGTACAAGAGGATGTTTCAGTAGGAGATGTCTGTCTGGATCTTCAGGAGCAGGTGGATGGTACAGTCATAGTGGAAGGAAATATtaatgataattttatttgtgatgaaAAGCCAAGAGTACGCCGCTTTTTGGATGAGCAGTTTGATCTG CTTACACTACGTGAGTATGATAATGatagtgatgatgatgatgttcatTACGATGATGCTGAACGTGAAATGCTTAATTCTAAGCTTCGTGATGCCCTTAAAGAGTTTGCACTAGATGAATTAGAGGCCGAGGGCAAGTACAGAGTTGCAGGAGATAAGAAGAATGATCATCAAGAGAATATTGGAGGCACAGAAGTAGATGATCCTGAAGTAATCCGTAGATGTGTTGAGTATGCTGAAAAATACTTGAATGAAAGCCAAGATGAAGAAGTCTTTGTTGAGGAAAGTAGTGATGAATCTGAAGGTTGGGACTGTGAGACAATTGTTTCTACTTATTCAAATCTTGATAACCACCCTGGAAGAATACAAGCTCCTGAAAATCTTAACAAGAAGTTTCCAAGGATTTTTCTTGGAGATTTAACTACGAGTAATGTGATTACACTTCGAGGAAAGGAGAAGCTTCCAGTCAATTATCTACCTGACAAGGTAAAAACTGCTGATAAAGTAAAATTGCCAGCATCCTTAATCAATGATAAACCAAAGAGGAGATCACGCAGTGAGTCAAAGGAcgaaaagaaggagagaaag GCTGCTCtaaaagaagagagaagagaatCACGAAGGGCAAAGAAAGAACTGAAAGGCTTGTACAAATGTGAAGGCCAGAGAGCTCAGAAGGTTGCTGCTATTTCAGGGCCATCTGCCATACACATAAT GTGA